A window from Salmo trutta chromosome 29, fSalTru1.1, whole genome shotgun sequence encodes these proteins:
- the LOC115167740 gene encoding uncharacterized protein LOC115167740 codes for MVREGGNIDFKCSIVGLEQHWVEVHVYLCKNGVGIRMTVLEKGEDDTSFTMKDVTNEDSGNYSCVYTRDKLLLDQVKSTDEDLLVIQVYGEEKIFPAKLYGPSNVTQGWTVDLKCITTGIPRNWDKVNVYLCKNGFGIRIAALEKGENDTIFTMKDVTREDSGNYICVYTRDKLIPSQVNSTGDYLVFQVYGDGDVEGKILTMFVSIV; via the exons ATGGTGAGAGAAGGGGGTAATATAGATTTTAAATGTAGCATTGTCGGCCTGGAACAACACTGGGTCGAGGTTCACGTTTACCTTTGCAAGAATGGAGTTGGGATAAGAATGACAGTTCTGGAGAAAGGTGAAGATGACACCAGTTTCACCATGAAGGATGTTACAAATGAAGACTCAGGCAACTACAGCTGTGTGTACACCAGAGATAAACTTCTACTGGATCAAGTGAAGTCAACAGACGAGGATTTACTAGTCATCCAGGTCTATGGGGAAGAAA AGATCTTCCCCGCAAAGCTCTATGGACCATCTAATGTGACTCAAGGATGGACTGTAGATTTGAAATGTATCACTACTGGCATCCCAAGAAACTGGGACAAGGTTAATGTTTACCTCTGCAAGAATGGATTTGGGATAAGAATTGCGGCATTGGAGAAAGGTGAAAATGACACCATTTTCACCATGAAAGATGTTACAAGAGAGGACTCAGGCAACTACATCTGTGTGTACACCAGAGATAAACTCATACCCAGTCAGGTGAACTCAACAGGGGATTATCTAGTCTTTCAGGTTTATGGAGATGGAGATGTGGAAGGTAAGATTCTGACAATGTTTGTGTCGATTGTATAA
- the LOC115167329 gene encoding uncharacterized protein LOC115167329 isoform X2, with the protein MCVFNISRVTWVIGSSVMQPHIMIKDASNRPLLFPGYSHLKTVHDDAYLPPQSFIVSDRPRESQKATSHIMGPIFLMIFTVTAGVLAISEEIAVYPAMLFGSKAQVRKGDTIDLKCNISGIIRFWDKVHVYIYKNGVEMAMKVLEKGEDDAIFTMKDVTREDSGNYSCVYTRDKLLLDQVKSAGKNLVAICVYEEAAHDVILVNVIRLISSAVVVILLLTVVAVSSCCSKRGALQCYCGRTPQQEENDVPMTGEGDDGTSNMEEESSDEFAYESVAGKTKNKCGIMFSCKCILKY; encoded by the exons ATGTGTGTCTTTAATATAAGCAGGGTGACGTGGGTCATTGGAAGCTCTGTGATGCAACCTCACATCATGATCAAAGACGCTTCTAATAGGCCCCTATTGTTTCCCGGATATTCACACTTAAAAACTGTACATGATGATGCCTACCTTCCTCCTCAGTCTTTTATAGTGTCCGATAGGCCTAGAGAATCACAAAAGGCTACAAGTCACATCATGGGTCCCATCTTTCTTATGATAT tcacagtaacagcaGGTGTACTGGCCATCTCAGAGGAAATAG CTGTCTACCCCGCCATGCTTTTTGGATCAAAGGCTCAAGTTAGAAAGGGAGACACTATAGATTTGAAGTGTAATATCTCTGGCATCATAAGATTCTGGGACAAGGTTCATGTGTACATTTACAAGAATGGAGTTGAGATGGCAATGAAGGTTTTGGAGAAAGGTGAAGATGACGCTATTTTCACCATGAAGGATGTTACAAGAGAAGACTCAGGCAACTACAGCTGTGTGTACACCAGAGATAAACTTTTACTGGATCAAGTGAAGTCAGCAGGCAAGAATTTAGTAGCCATCTGTGTCTACGAAG AGGCTGCACATGATGTAATACTGGTCAATGTAATCCGACTGATAAGTTCAGCTGTTGTGGTCATACTTCTGCTGACTGTAGTGGCTGTTAGTTCATGCTGTTCAAAAAGAG GAGCTTTACAATGTTATTGTGGAAG AACACCACAACAGGAGGAGAACGATGTGCCAATGACAGGGGAGGGTGACG ACGGAACTTCAAACATGGAGGAAGAATCCAG TGATGAATTTGCTTATGAAAGTGTTGCAGGTAAGACCAAAAACAAATGTGGGATAATGTTTAGCTGTAAGTGTATTTTAAAATACTGA
- the LOC115167329 gene encoding uncharacterized protein LOC115167329 isoform X5, whose protein sequence is MGPIFLMIFTVTAGVLAISEEIAVYPAMLFGSKAQVRKGDTIDLKCNISGIIRFWDKVHVYIYKNGVEMAMKVLEKGEDDAIFTMKDVTREDSGNYSCVYTRDKLLLDQVKSAGKNLVAICVYEEAAHDVILVNVIRLISSAVVVILLLTVVAVSSCCSKRGALQCYCGRTPQQEENDVPMTGEGDDGTSNMEEESSDEFAYESVADAANQGPDAEVVYAKSRKKTGRHQYMS, encoded by the exons ATGGGTCCCATCTTTCTTATGATAT tcacagtaacagcaGGTGTACTGGCCATCTCAGAGGAAATAG CTGTCTACCCCGCCATGCTTTTTGGATCAAAGGCTCAAGTTAGAAAGGGAGACACTATAGATTTGAAGTGTAATATCTCTGGCATCATAAGATTCTGGGACAAGGTTCATGTGTACATTTACAAGAATGGAGTTGAGATGGCAATGAAGGTTTTGGAGAAAGGTGAAGATGACGCTATTTTCACCATGAAGGATGTTACAAGAGAAGACTCAGGCAACTACAGCTGTGTGTACACCAGAGATAAACTTTTACTGGATCAAGTGAAGTCAGCAGGCAAGAATTTAGTAGCCATCTGTGTCTACGAAG AGGCTGCACATGATGTAATACTGGTCAATGTAATCCGACTGATAAGTTCAGCTGTTGTGGTCATACTTCTGCTGACTGTAGTGGCTGTTAGTTCATGCTGTTCAAAAAGAG GAGCTTTACAATGTTATTGTGGAAG AACACCACAACAGGAGGAGAACGATGTGCCAATGACAGGGGAGGGTGACG ACGGAACTTCAAACATGGAGGAAGAATCCAG TGATGAATTTGCTTATGAAAGTGTTGCAG ATGCAGCAAATCAAGGCCCAGATGCAGAAGTTGTGTATGCCAAATCACGCAAAAAGACAGGACGTCATCAGTACATGTCTTAA
- the LOC115167329 gene encoding uncharacterized protein LOC115167329 isoform X4, producing the protein MCVFNISRVTWVIGSSVMQPHIMIKDASNRPLLFPGYSHLKTVHDDAYLPPQSFIVSDRPRESQKATSHIMGPIFLMIFTVTAGVLAISEEIAVYPAMLFGSKAQVRKGDTIDLKCNISGIIRFWDKVHVYIYKNGVEMAMKVLEKGEDDAIFTMKDVTREDSGNYSCVYTRDKLLLDQVKSAGKNLVAICVYEEAAHDVILVNVIRLISSAVVVILLLTVVAVSSCCSKRGALQCYCGRTPQQEENDVPMTGEGDDGTSNMEEESSDEFAYESVAGDEIEM; encoded by the exons ATGTGTGTCTTTAATATAAGCAGGGTGACGTGGGTCATTGGAAGCTCTGTGATGCAACCTCACATCATGATCAAAGACGCTTCTAATAGGCCCCTATTGTTTCCCGGATATTCACACTTAAAAACTGTACATGATGATGCCTACCTTCCTCCTCAGTCTTTTATAGTGTCCGATAGGCCTAGAGAATCACAAAAGGCTACAAGTCACATCATGGGTCCCATCTTTCTTATGATAT tcacagtaacagcaGGTGTACTGGCCATCTCAGAGGAAATAG CTGTCTACCCCGCCATGCTTTTTGGATCAAAGGCTCAAGTTAGAAAGGGAGACACTATAGATTTGAAGTGTAATATCTCTGGCATCATAAGATTCTGGGACAAGGTTCATGTGTACATTTACAAGAATGGAGTTGAGATGGCAATGAAGGTTTTGGAGAAAGGTGAAGATGACGCTATTTTCACCATGAAGGATGTTACAAGAGAAGACTCAGGCAACTACAGCTGTGTGTACACCAGAGATAAACTTTTACTGGATCAAGTGAAGTCAGCAGGCAAGAATTTAGTAGCCATCTGTGTCTACGAAG AGGCTGCACATGATGTAATACTGGTCAATGTAATCCGACTGATAAGTTCAGCTGTTGTGGTCATACTTCTGCTGACTGTAGTGGCTGTTAGTTCATGCTGTTCAAAAAGAG GAGCTTTACAATGTTATTGTGGAAG AACACCACAACAGGAGGAGAACGATGTGCCAATGACAGGGGAGGGTGACG ACGGAACTTCAAACATGGAGGAAGAATCCAG TGATGAATTTGCTTATGAAAGTGTTGCAG GTGATGAGATTGAGATGTAA
- the LOC115167329 gene encoding uncharacterized protein LOC115167329 isoform X3 has translation MHTITAKAKVQMQTQDADRTSLRVYYSSRGRQKSFIVSDRPRESQKATSHIMGPIFLMIFTVTAGVLAISEEIAVYPAMLFGSKAQVRKGDTIDLKCNISGIIRFWDKVHVYIYKNGVEMAMKVLEKGEDDAIFTMKDVTREDSGNYSCVYTRDKLLLDQVKSAGKNLVAICVYEEAAHDVILVNVIRLISSAVVVILLLTVVAVSSCCSKRGALQCYCGRTPQQEENDVPMTGEGDDGTSNMEEESSDEFAYESVADAANQGPDAEVVYAKSRKKTGRHQYMS, from the exons ATGCATACTATCACAGCTAAGGCTAAGgtccagatgcagacacaggatgcAGATCGTACGAGTCTCAGAGTTTATTATAGttcaaggggcaggcaaaag TCTTTTATAGTGTCCGATAGGCCTAGAGAATCACAAAAGGCTACAAGTCACATCATGGGTCCCATCTTTCTTATGATAT tcacagtaacagcaGGTGTACTGGCCATCTCAGAGGAAATAG CTGTCTACCCCGCCATGCTTTTTGGATCAAAGGCTCAAGTTAGAAAGGGAGACACTATAGATTTGAAGTGTAATATCTCTGGCATCATAAGATTCTGGGACAAGGTTCATGTGTACATTTACAAGAATGGAGTTGAGATGGCAATGAAGGTTTTGGAGAAAGGTGAAGATGACGCTATTTTCACCATGAAGGATGTTACAAGAGAAGACTCAGGCAACTACAGCTGTGTGTACACCAGAGATAAACTTTTACTGGATCAAGTGAAGTCAGCAGGCAAGAATTTAGTAGCCATCTGTGTCTACGAAG AGGCTGCACATGATGTAATACTGGTCAATGTAATCCGACTGATAAGTTCAGCTGTTGTGGTCATACTTCTGCTGACTGTAGTGGCTGTTAGTTCATGCTGTTCAAAAAGAG GAGCTTTACAATGTTATTGTGGAAG AACACCACAACAGGAGGAGAACGATGTGCCAATGACAGGGGAGGGTGACG ACGGAACTTCAAACATGGAGGAAGAATCCAG TGATGAATTTGCTTATGAAAGTGTTGCAG ATGCAGCAAATCAAGGCCCAGATGCAGAAGTTGTGTATGCCAAATCACGCAAAAAGACAGGACGTCATCAGTACATGTCTTAA
- the LOC115167329 gene encoding uncharacterized protein LOC115167329 isoform X1, with product MCVFNISRVTWVIGSSVMQPHIMIKDASNRPLLFPGYSHLKTVHDDAYLPPQSFIVSDRPRESQKATSHIMGPIFLMIFTVTAGVLAISEEIAVYPAMLFGSKAQVRKGDTIDLKCNISGIIRFWDKVHVYIYKNGVEMAMKVLEKGEDDAIFTMKDVTREDSGNYSCVYTRDKLLLDQVKSAGKNLVAICVYEEAAHDVILVNVIRLISSAVVVILLLTVVAVSSCCSKRGALQCYCGRTPQQEENDVPMTGEGDDGTSNMEEESSDEFAYESVADAANQGPDAEVVYAKSRKKTGRHQYMS from the exons ATGTGTGTCTTTAATATAAGCAGGGTGACGTGGGTCATTGGAAGCTCTGTGATGCAACCTCACATCATGATCAAAGACGCTTCTAATAGGCCCCTATTGTTTCCCGGATATTCACACTTAAAAACTGTACATGATGATGCCTACCTTCCTCCTCAGTCTTTTATAGTGTCCGATAGGCCTAGAGAATCACAAAAGGCTACAAGTCACATCATGGGTCCCATCTTTCTTATGATAT tcacagtaacagcaGGTGTACTGGCCATCTCAGAGGAAATAG CTGTCTACCCCGCCATGCTTTTTGGATCAAAGGCTCAAGTTAGAAAGGGAGACACTATAGATTTGAAGTGTAATATCTCTGGCATCATAAGATTCTGGGACAAGGTTCATGTGTACATTTACAAGAATGGAGTTGAGATGGCAATGAAGGTTTTGGAGAAAGGTGAAGATGACGCTATTTTCACCATGAAGGATGTTACAAGAGAAGACTCAGGCAACTACAGCTGTGTGTACACCAGAGATAAACTTTTACTGGATCAAGTGAAGTCAGCAGGCAAGAATTTAGTAGCCATCTGTGTCTACGAAG AGGCTGCACATGATGTAATACTGGTCAATGTAATCCGACTGATAAGTTCAGCTGTTGTGGTCATACTTCTGCTGACTGTAGTGGCTGTTAGTTCATGCTGTTCAAAAAGAG GAGCTTTACAATGTTATTGTGGAAG AACACCACAACAGGAGGAGAACGATGTGCCAATGACAGGGGAGGGTGACG ACGGAACTTCAAACATGGAGGAAGAATCCAG TGATGAATTTGCTTATGAAAGTGTTGCAG ATGCAGCAAATCAAGGCCCAGATGCAGAAGTTGTGTATGCCAAATCACGCAAAAAGACAGGACGTCATCAGTACATGTCTTAA